The Mycolicibacterium boenickei genome has a segment encoding these proteins:
- the fmt gene encoding methionyl-tRNA formyltransferase: MRLVFAGTPEPALPSLQRLIDSPRHDVVAVLTRPDAAAGRRGKPAPSPVAKLALEHDIPVLRPAKPNSDEFIAELSELAPDCCAVVAYGALLSERLLAVPEHGWINLHFSLLPAWRGAAPVQASLAAGDEVTGATTFLIEPALDSGPVYGVVTERVRDTDTAGDLLGRLADSGATLLESTLDGIAEGALTAVPQPEDGVSLAPKISVESARVRWDLPAHVIDRQIRAVTPNPGAWTMIGDLRVKVGPVTVEQSQDSLAPGEIRVERNAVLVGTGSQPVRLGQIQPPGKKLMNAADWARGARLDESVRAS; encoded by the coding sequence GTGCGTCTTGTCTTTGCCGGAACCCCAGAGCCCGCCCTCCCGTCGTTGCAGCGGCTGATCGACTCGCCCCGTCACGACGTGGTCGCGGTCCTGACCCGGCCTGACGCGGCCGCCGGGCGGCGCGGCAAGCCCGCACCGTCGCCGGTCGCGAAGCTGGCTCTCGAGCACGACATACCGGTGCTGCGCCCGGCCAAGCCCAACTCCGACGAGTTCATCGCCGAGCTGTCCGAGCTGGCACCCGACTGCTGCGCCGTCGTCGCGTACGGCGCGCTGCTGAGCGAACGCCTGCTCGCGGTGCCCGAGCACGGCTGGATCAATCTGCACTTCTCGTTGCTGCCCGCCTGGCGCGGGGCCGCGCCGGTGCAGGCCTCCCTGGCGGCCGGTGACGAGGTCACCGGGGCCACGACGTTCCTCATCGAACCGGCCCTCGACTCGGGCCCGGTCTACGGGGTGGTCACCGAGCGGGTGCGCGACACCGACACGGCGGGCGATCTGCTTGGGCGGCTTGCTGATTCGGGCGCGACGTTGTTGGAGTCCACATTGGATGGAATCGCCGAAGGCGCGCTCACCGCGGTGCCGCAGCCCGAGGACGGCGTCAGCCTGGCGCCCAAGATCAGCGTGGAGTCAGCCCGGGTGCGCTGGGACCTGCCAGCCCACGTCATCGACCGGCAGATCCGCGCCGTCACCCCGAATCCCGGTGCCTGGACGATGATCGGGGACCTGCGGGTCAAGGTCGGTCCCGTCACGGTGGAGCAGTCGCAAGATTCGTTGGCGCCCGGTGAGATCCGGGTCGAACGCAACGCGGTACTGGTCGGCACCGGGTCGCAACCGGTTCGGCTGGGGCAGATCCAACCGCCCGGCAAGAAGCTCATGAACGCCGCCGACTGGGCCCGCGGCGCGCGGCTGGACGAATCGGTGCGTGCATCATGA
- a CDS encoding RsmB/NOP family class I SAM-dependent RNA methyltransferase, whose translation MSNPQNRPNRTNRAPQRNRQYRRTPLDPARRAAFDVLRAVSERDSYANLALPALLRERGIEGRDAAFATELTYGACRTRGLLDAVIAAAAGRPPERIDPVLLDLLRLGAYQLLRTRVEPHAAVSTTVEQAGIEFDSARAGFVNGVLRTISRSTEAEWMEQLAPPAATDPVGHAAFLHAHPRWIAQAFTDALGARAGELDALLTSDDERPVVHLAARPTALTAAELAAQADGTVGRYSPYAVYLPGGDPGQLAAVRDGAAQVQDEGSQLVARALTLAELDGPDNGRWLDLCAGPGGKTALLAAIGAASGARVTAVEPAPRRADLVEENTRGLDVDVRRVDGRESGLEPGFDRVLVDAPCTGLGALRRRPEARWRRQPGDVPGLAKLQRELLAAAISLTRPGGVVLYATCSPHLAETVGVVADAVRRHPVTQLDTRELFAPADDLGDGPHVQLWPHRHGTDAMFAAALKVG comes from the coding sequence ATGAGCAATCCGCAGAACCGACCGAACCGAACCAACCGGGCACCGCAACGCAACCGCCAGTACCGGCGCACCCCGCTGGATCCCGCCCGCCGGGCGGCGTTCGACGTGCTGCGCGCGGTGTCGGAGCGCGATTCCTACGCCAACCTGGCTCTGCCCGCACTGCTGCGGGAACGGGGCATCGAGGGCCGCGACGCGGCTTTCGCCACCGAGCTGACCTACGGCGCCTGCCGGACGCGCGGGCTGCTCGACGCGGTCATCGCCGCGGCGGCCGGGCGTCCGCCCGAGCGGATCGATCCGGTGCTGCTCGACCTGTTGCGCCTTGGCGCCTACCAACTGCTGCGTACCCGGGTCGAACCGCACGCCGCGGTATCCACCACCGTCGAACAGGCCGGAATCGAATTCGACTCGGCCCGAGCCGGTTTCGTCAACGGGGTGTTGCGGACGATCTCCCGCAGCACCGAGGCCGAGTGGATGGAGCAGCTGGCACCGCCTGCGGCCACCGACCCGGTGGGGCACGCGGCCTTCCTGCACGCCCACCCACGGTGGATCGCCCAGGCCTTCACCGATGCATTGGGTGCCCGGGCCGGTGAACTCGACGCCCTGCTGACCAGCGACGACGAACGTCCGGTGGTCCACCTGGCAGCCCGGCCCACCGCGCTGACCGCTGCCGAGCTGGCTGCTCAGGCCGACGGCACCGTGGGCCGGTACTCGCCCTATGCGGTCTACCTGCCGGGCGGCGACCCCGGGCAACTGGCTGCGGTGCGTGACGGCGCCGCCCAGGTCCAGGACGAGGGCAGTCAGCTCGTGGCCCGAGCGCTGACCCTGGCCGAACTCGACGGCCCGGACAACGGCCGTTGGCTCGATCTGTGCGCCGGCCCCGGCGGGAAGACCGCGCTGCTGGCCGCCATCGGTGCGGCCTCGGGTGCCCGCGTCACCGCGGTCGAGCCCGCACCGCGGCGGGCCGATCTGGTCGAGGAGAACACGCGTGGCCTCGACGTCGACGTGCGCCGGGTGGACGGGCGGGAATCCGGTCTGGAACCCGGTTTCGACCGGGTCCTGGTCGACGCCCCGTGTACCGGGTTGGGCGCGCTGCGCCGACGCCCGGAGGCCAGGTGGCGACGCCAGCCCGGCGACGTCCCGGGCCTGGCGAAACTGCAGCGTGAGCTGCTCGCCGCGGCCATCTCGCTGACCCGGCCCGGCGGCGTGGTCCTCTACGCGACCTGTTCGCCGCACCTGGCCGAAACCGTCGGGGTGGTGGCCGATGCCGTGCGCCGGCATCCGGTGACCCAGCTGGACACCCGCGAGTTGTTTGCCCCGGCCGACGACCTCGGTGACGGACCGCACGTCCAGCTGTGGCCGCACCGGCATGGGACCGATGCGATGTTCGCCGCCGCCCTAAAAGTAGGCTGA
- a CDS encoding MFS transporter yields MQAAESARSGRNRHIAISAGSLAVLLGALDTYVVVTIMTDIMSDVGIAINKIQQVTPIITGYLLGYIAAMPLLGRASDRFGRKMLIQVGLAGFAVGSVITALSGDLTMLVIGRVVQGTASGALLPVTLALAADLWAARNRAAVLGGVGAAQEFGSVLGPLYGIGAVALFHHWQAVFWINVPLAVIAMVMIHFSLPGKQQSDHPEKVDVVGGILLAIALGLAVVGLYNPEPDGKHVLPEWGPPLLIGALVAAVAFFVWEKVARTRLIEPAGVKFLPFLAALAASLCTGAALMVTLVNVELFGQGVLGKDKYEAAFLLLRFLIALPIGALIGGWIATRVGDRIVSFTGLMIAAGGFWLITHWSIDVLDNTYDLALFRLPVLDTDLAIVGLGLGLVIAPLTSATLRVVPAAQHGIASAFVVVARMIGMLIGMAALSAWGLYRFNQHLAGLTAAANSREMSLQERLASQATRYREAYVSMYGDIFGITAIVCVVGAVLGLLIAARHFHADELEGPPPAGDDGDGDAPTGQLYLPTQVLPVQSADETVQLPRQQPPGRHRSD; encoded by the coding sequence ATGCAGGCCGCGGAGTCGGCGAGGTCCGGCCGCAACCGCCACATCGCGATCAGCGCGGGCAGTCTCGCCGTGCTGCTGGGTGCCCTCGACACCTACGTCGTGGTCACGATCATGACCGACATCATGTCCGACGTCGGTATCGCGATCAACAAGATCCAGCAGGTCACGCCGATCATCACCGGCTATCTGCTGGGCTACATCGCGGCCATGCCGCTGCTGGGCCGGGCCTCGGACCGGTTCGGGCGCAAGATGCTGATCCAGGTCGGTCTGGCCGGCTTCGCGGTCGGGTCGGTGATCACCGCGCTGTCGGGGGACCTGACCATGCTGGTCATCGGCCGGGTGGTGCAGGGCACCGCGAGCGGCGCGCTGCTCCCCGTGACCCTGGCGCTGGCCGCCGATCTGTGGGCGGCACGCAACCGGGCCGCGGTGCTCGGCGGCGTCGGCGCCGCGCAGGAATTCGGCAGTGTCCTTGGCCCGCTGTACGGCATCGGTGCAGTCGCGCTGTTCCATCACTGGCAGGCCGTGTTCTGGATCAATGTGCCGCTGGCCGTCATCGCCATGGTGATGATCCATTTCAGCCTGCCGGGCAAGCAGCAGAGCGACCATCCGGAGAAGGTCGACGTCGTCGGTGGCATCCTGCTGGCGATCGCATTGGGCCTGGCCGTCGTCGGCCTCTACAACCCGGAGCCGGACGGCAAGCACGTCCTGCCCGAGTGGGGCCCGCCGCTGCTGATCGGCGCGCTGGTGGCGGCGGTGGCGTTCTTCGTCTGGGAGAAGGTCGCCCGCACCCGGCTGATCGAACCCGCGGGCGTGAAGTTCCTGCCGTTCCTCGCCGCGCTCGCGGCGTCGTTGTGCACCGGTGCCGCGTTGATGGTGACGCTGGTCAATGTCGAACTGTTCGGTCAGGGCGTGCTCGGCAAGGACAAGTACGAGGCCGCCTTCCTGCTGCTGCGGTTCCTGATCGCCCTGCCGATCGGCGCCCTGATCGGTGGCTGGATCGCCACCCGGGTCGGGGATCGGATCGTCAGCTTCACCGGTTTGATGATCGCCGCAGGCGGCTTCTGGCTGATCACCCACTGGTCGATCGACGTGCTCGACAACACCTACGACCTGGCTCTGTTCCGGCTGCCGGTGCTCGACACCGATCTGGCGATCGTGGGCCTCGGCCTCGGTCTGGTGATCGCGCCGCTCACCTCGGCCACGCTGCGGGTGGTGCCTGCCGCACAGCACGGCATCGCCTCGGCATTCGTCGTGGTGGCCCGCATGATCGGCATGCTGATCGGCATGGCGGCGCTGTCCGCCTGGGGTCTGTACCGGTTCAATCAGCACCTGGCCGGTCTGACCGCTGCGGCGAACAGCCGCGAGATGTCGCTTCAGGAGCGGCTGGCGTCGCAGGCGACCCGCTACCGCGAGGCGTATGTGTCGATGTACGGCGACATCTTCGGGATCACCGCGATCGTCTGCGTGGTGGGTGCGGTGCTCGGCCTGCTGATCGCGGCGCGCCACTTCCACGCCGACGAACTCGAGGGCCCGCCTCCCGCCGGCGACGACGGTGACGGTGACGCCCCGACCGGGCAGCTGTACCTGCCCACGCAGGTGCTGCCGGTCCAGTCCGCCGACGAGACGGTCCAGCTACCGCGACAGCAGCCTCCTGGGCGGCACCGGTCGGACTGA
- the ribD gene encoding bifunctional diaminohydroxyphosphoribosylaminopyrimidine deaminase/5-amino-6-(5-phosphoribosylamino)uracil reductase RibD, whose product MTPEAAMRLAIEQAEQVKGSTYPNPPVGAVILDRDGQIAGVGGTQPVGGPHAEVMALQAAGDRAEGGTAVVTLEPCNHHGRTPPCVDALLAAGISSVTYAVSDPNAEAAGGAQRLVDAGVTVSPGLLADEVETGPLREWLYKQRTGLPHVTWKFATSVDGRSAAADGSSQWITSEAARADVHRKRAAADAIVVGTGTVFVDDPTLTARRADGTLTDHQPLRVVVGMREVSLDANVLNDDSHTMLIRTHDPHEVMRSLGDRTDVLLEGGPTLAGAFLRAGVVNRILAYVAPMLLGGPITAVDDIGVPSIVHAQRWRFDGITAIGPDVRLSLVPN is encoded by the coding sequence ATGACGCCCGAGGCCGCGATGCGGCTGGCCATCGAGCAGGCCGAACAGGTCAAGGGTTCGACCTACCCCAATCCGCCGGTCGGCGCGGTGATTCTCGACAGGGACGGGCAGATCGCCGGCGTCGGCGGGACCCAGCCGGTAGGAGGCCCGCACGCCGAGGTGATGGCCCTCCAGGCAGCGGGGGACCGGGCCGAGGGTGGCACCGCCGTCGTCACCCTGGAGCCGTGCAATCACCACGGGCGCACCCCGCCGTGCGTGGATGCGCTTCTGGCGGCAGGGATTTCGTCGGTCACCTACGCGGTGTCCGATCCGAACGCGGAGGCCGCGGGCGGTGCCCAACGGCTTGTCGACGCCGGCGTCACGGTGAGTCCCGGGCTCCTGGCCGACGAGGTCGAGACGGGACCGCTGCGCGAGTGGCTCTACAAGCAGCGCACCGGATTGCCGCATGTCACATGGAAATTCGCGACGAGTGTGGACGGCCGCAGTGCCGCCGCCGACGGTTCCAGCCAGTGGATCACCAGTGAGGCCGCCCGCGCGGACGTGCATCGCAAGCGGGCCGCCGCCGACGCGATCGTGGTCGGTACCGGGACCGTGTTCGTCGACGACCCGACGCTGACGGCACGCCGGGCCGACGGCACGCTGACCGATCACCAGCCCCTGCGGGTGGTGGTGGGCATGCGAGAGGTGTCGCTGGACGCCAATGTGCTCAACGACGATTCGCACACGATGTTGATCCGCACGCATGATCCGCATGAGGTGATGCGGTCGCTGGGGGACCGGACGGACGTGCTCCTGGAGGGTGGGCCGACCCTGGCCGGGGCCTTCCTGCGGGCCGGCGTGGTGAACCGGATCCTGGCCTATGTGGCGCCGATGTTGCTCGGTGGGCCGATCACCGCGGTCGACGACATCGGGGTACCGAGCATCGTGCACGCCCAGCGGTGGCGGTTCGACGGCATCACCGCCATCGGGCCGGATGTTCGCCTGAGTCTGGTGCCGAACTGA
- the rpe gene encoding ribulose-phosphate 3-epimerase: MADPRAREEHKTPLIAPSILSADFARLSDEVAAVAGADWLHVDVMDNHFVPNLTLGLPVVESLLKATDIPMDCHLMIDQPERWAPPYAEAGAYNVTFHAEATDNPIGVARDIRAAGAKAGLSVKPGTPLEPYLEILKEFDTLLVMSVEPGFGGQKFIPEVLAKVGTARRLVDAGELTIVVEIDGGINADTIEQAAEAGVDCFVAGSAVYSAADPAAAVKSLRQQAASASRHLTL, from the coding sequence ATGGCAGACCCCCGCGCACGCGAGGAGCACAAGACTCCGTTGATCGCCCCGTCCATCCTGTCCGCTGACTTCGCGCGGCTGTCCGACGAGGTCGCCGCGGTGGCCGGGGCCGACTGGCTGCACGTCGACGTGATGGACAACCACTTCGTACCCAACCTCACGTTGGGCCTGCCGGTGGTGGAGTCCCTGCTCAAGGCGACCGACATCCCGATGGACTGCCACCTGATGATCGACCAGCCCGAGCGCTGGGCGCCGCCGTACGCCGAGGCGGGTGCGTACAACGTCACCTTCCACGCCGAGGCGACCGACAACCCGATCGGCGTGGCCCGCGACATCCGCGCCGCCGGCGCCAAGGCCGGCCTGTCGGTGAAGCCCGGCACCCCGTTGGAGCCGTACCTGGAGATCCTCAAGGAGTTCGACACGCTGCTGGTGATGTCGGTCGAGCCCGGGTTCGGCGGACAGAAATTCATACCTGAGGTGCTCGCCAAGGTGGGCACCGCGCGGCGGCTCGTCGACGCCGGCGAGCTGACCATCGTCGTGGAGATCGACGGCGGCATCAATGCCGACACCATCGAGCAGGCTGCCGAGGCCGGCGTGGACTGCTTCGTCGCGGGTTCCGCGGTCTACAGCGCGGCCGATCCGGCCGCCGCGGTGAAGTCGCTGCGTCAGCAGGCTGCGAGCGCTTCGCGACACCTGACGCTATGA
- a CDS encoding bifunctional 3,4-dihydroxy-2-butanone-4-phosphate synthase/GTP cyclohydrolase II, giving the protein MTRLDSVERAIADIAAGKAVVVIDDEDRENEGDLIFAAEKATPELVAFMVRYTSGYLCVPLDGEICDRLGLLPMYAVNQDKHGTAYTVTVDAKKDVGTGISASDRATTMRALADPGSVIDDFTKPGHVVPLRAKDGGVLRRPGHTEAAVDLARLAGLQPAGAICEIVSQKDEGDMARTDELRVFADDHDLALISIADLIEWRRKHEKHIERIAEARIPTRHGEFVAVGYKSIYEDVEHVALVRGDIAGPASDGHDVLVRVHSECLTGDVFGSRRCDCGPQLDAAMAMVAREGRGVVLYMRGHEGRGIGLMHKLQAYQLQDAGEDTVDANLKLGLPADARDYGIGAQILVDLGIRSMRLLTNNPAKRVGLDGYGLHIIERVPLPVRANSENIRYLMTKRDRMGHDLVGLEDYDEAVSMDDYDEAVYLLGDRRPPSATDSGSSL; this is encoded by the coding sequence ATGACCAGGCTCGATTCCGTCGAGAGGGCGATAGCCGATATCGCGGCGGGCAAAGCCGTGGTGGTGATCGACGACGAGGATCGCGAGAACGAGGGCGATCTCATCTTCGCCGCCGAGAAGGCGACCCCCGAACTCGTGGCGTTCATGGTCCGCTACACCTCCGGCTATCTGTGTGTGCCGCTGGACGGTGAGATCTGCGACCGGCTGGGCCTGTTGCCGATGTACGCGGTCAACCAGGACAAGCACGGTACCGCCTACACCGTCACGGTGGACGCGAAAAAGGATGTGGGAACCGGCATTTCGGCATCCGACCGGGCCACCACCATGCGGGCCCTTGCCGATCCCGGTTCAGTGATCGACGACTTCACCAAACCCGGCCACGTGGTTCCGCTGCGGGCCAAGGACGGTGGCGTGCTGCGTCGCCCCGGGCACACCGAGGCCGCCGTGGACCTGGCCCGGCTGGCAGGGCTGCAGCCCGCAGGCGCGATCTGCGAGATCGTCAGCCAGAAGGACGAAGGCGACATGGCGCGCACCGATGAGCTGCGGGTCTTCGCCGACGACCACGACCTGGCGCTGATCTCGATCGCCGACCTGATCGAGTGGCGGCGCAAGCACGAGAAGCACATCGAGCGGATCGCCGAGGCGCGGATCCCGACGCGGCACGGCGAGTTCGTCGCGGTCGGCTACAAGAGCATCTACGAGGACGTCGAGCATGTCGCGTTGGTTCGCGGCGACATCGCCGGGCCGGCCAGTGACGGTCACGACGTCCTGGTCCGGGTCCACTCCGAATGCCTGACCGGCGACGTGTTCGGCTCCCGGCGCTGTGACTGCGGCCCGCAGCTGGACGCCGCGATGGCGATGGTGGCGCGCGAAGGGCGTGGCGTGGTGCTGTACATGCGTGGCCACGAGGGCCGGGGCATCGGGCTGATGCACAAGCTGCAGGCGTATCAGTTGCAGGACGCGGGCGAGGACACCGTCGACGCGAACCTGAAACTGGGTCTGCCTGCCGACGCCCGCGATTACGGCATCGGGGCCCAGATCCTGGTCGATCTCGGTATCCGGTCCATGCGGCTGCTGACCAACAACCCGGCCAAGCGGGTGGGTCTGGACGGGTACGGCCTGCACATCATCGAGCGGGTACCGCTGCCGGTGCGGGCGAACTCGGAGAACATCCGCTACCTGATGACCAAGCGGGACCGCATGGGCCACGACCTCGTCGGCCTCGAAGACTACGACGAAGCGGTGAGCATGGACGACTATGACGAGGCGGTGTACCTGCTCGGTGACCGCAGGCCGCCCAGTGCGACCGATTCGGGATCGAGCCTGTGA
- a CDS encoding riboflavin synthase, producing MFTGIVEELGVLVDKAELTDAARFTIRGPVVTADAGHGDSIAVNGVCLTVVDVLPDGVFTADVMGETLNRSSLGGVGVGSQVNLERAAAVNSRLGGHIVQGHVDGTGTVISRTPFDHWEVVRIGLPAALSRYVVEKGSITVDGVSLTVSAVGDDWFEVSLIPTTRELTTLGHAAVGTTVNLEVDIIAKYVERLMAGPGE from the coding sequence GTGTTCACCGGAATCGTTGAAGAGCTGGGTGTCCTGGTCGACAAGGCGGAGCTGACGGATGCCGCCCGGTTCACCATCCGCGGGCCCGTGGTCACCGCTGACGCCGGCCACGGCGACTCGATCGCGGTGAACGGGGTCTGTCTGACCGTGGTGGACGTACTGCCCGACGGCGTGTTCACCGCCGATGTGATGGGGGAGACGCTCAACCGGTCCAGCCTGGGCGGAGTCGGAGTGGGCAGCCAGGTCAACCTGGAGCGGGCCGCAGCGGTCAACAGTCGACTCGGCGGGCACATCGTGCAGGGCCATGTGGACGGCACCGGCACTGTGATTTCCCGCACGCCCTTCGACCACTGGGAAGTGGTGCGCATCGGCCTGCCTGCCGCGCTGTCGCGCTACGTCGTCGAGAAGGGTTCGATCACCGTCGACGGCGTCTCGCTGACCGTGTCCGCCGTGGGTGACGACTGGTTCGAGGTGTCACTGATCCCCACCACCCGTGAGCTCACCACGCTCGGTCACGCGGCCGTCGGGACGACGGTCAACCTCGAGGTGGACATCATCGCCAAATACGTGGAACGGCTGATGGCCGGTCCCGGTGAGTAA
- a CDS encoding PH domain-containing protein: protein MTDKTDKKTGDSWDLDIRPYRTPYFAYGAALIIFLAHVAVGVLLKVGSTGVVFQTSDQVAIALLGAIIGGVVLLFARPRLKVGPAGVAVRNLIGFKVIPWSEALGVSFPVGARWARLDLPDDEYIPVMAIQAIDKGRAVEAMDEVRDLIDQYRSKPD, encoded by the coding sequence ATGACCGACAAGACTGACAAGAAGACCGGGGACAGCTGGGATCTCGACATCCGGCCTTATCGGACACCGTATTTCGCCTACGGTGCGGCGCTGATCATCTTTCTGGCGCACGTCGCGGTCGGTGTGCTGCTGAAGGTGGGGTCCACCGGCGTGGTGTTCCAGACCTCCGATCAGGTGGCGATCGCGTTGCTCGGCGCGATCATCGGCGGAGTGGTGTTGTTGTTCGCGCGGCCGCGGCTGAAGGTCGGCCCGGCCGGTGTCGCGGTCCGGAATCTGATCGGTTTCAAGGTGATTCCGTGGTCCGAGGCGCTCGGTGTGTCGTTCCCGGTCGGAGCCCGCTGGGCCCGGCTGGATCTGCCCGATGACGAGTACATCCCGGTGATGGCGATCCAGGCGATCGACAAGGGCCGTGCCGTCGAGGCCATGGACGAGGTCCGAGACCTGATCGACCAGTACCGCTCGAAGCCGGACTGA
- a CDS encoding LppX_LprAFG lipoprotein: MQTRPRFAVQSLLAILFAAAALVAGCSSSSSEKSNAPLPDAAELLQQSAATTKAQQSVHLLLTVEGTIKGLPVEKLDGDLTNTPAVAAEGTVDLNAFGQKISDAKFVVADGILYAALTAGDPLSDYGPAEKIYDVSTILNPELGLANVLSNFTDPKAEGRESVNGTEGVRVTGTVSADAVNKIAPQLKAEGPVPGTAWIKEDGDHALLQAKLEPTPGNSVTMTLTDWGKQVTVTKPAS, translated from the coding sequence ATGCAGACGCGCCCACGCTTCGCAGTCCAGTCCTTACTCGCAATCCTCTTCGCAGCGGCCGCCCTCGTCGCGGGTTGCTCGTCGTCCTCCTCGGAGAAGTCGAACGCCCCGCTGCCCGACGCGGCCGAACTCCTGCAGCAGTCCGCCGCCACCACCAAGGCCCAGCAGAGCGTGCATCTGCTGCTGACCGTGGAGGGCACCATCAAGGGCCTCCCCGTGGAGAAGCTCGACGGCGACCTGACCAACACGCCCGCCGTGGCCGCAGAGGGCACCGTCGACCTCAACGCCTTCGGCCAGAAGATCTCCGACGCCAAGTTCGTCGTCGCCGACGGCATCCTCTACGCCGCGCTGACCGCGGGCGATCCGCTGTCCGATTACGGGCCCGCCGAGAAGATCTACGACGTCTCGACCATCCTGAACCCCGAGCTCGGGCTGGCCAACGTGCTGTCGAACTTCACCGACCCCAAGGCCGAGGGCCGCGAGTCGGTCAACGGCACCGAGGGGGTCCGCGTGACCGGCACCGTCAGCGCCGACGCGGTCAACAAGATCGCCCCGCAGCTCAAGGCTGAGGGCCCGGTCCCGGGCACCGCCTGGATCAAGGAGGACGGCGACCACGCCCTGCTGCAGGCCAAGCTCGAGCCCACCCCCGGAAACAGCGTCACCATGACCCTGACCGACTGGGGCAAGCAGGTCACCGTCACCAAGCCCGCTTCCTGA
- the ribH gene encoding 6,7-dimethyl-8-ribityllumazine synthase has product MSGHGVPDLPQVDASNVKLAIVASTWHTQICDALLDGARKVAAEAGIGDPTVVRVLGAIEIPVVAQALAATHDAVVALGVVIRGQTPHFDYVCDAVTQGLTRVSLDASTPVANGVLTTDNEAQALDRAGLPDSTEDKGAQAAAAALSTALTLRELRAKA; this is encoded by the coding sequence GTGAGCGGCCACGGAGTCCCCGATCTGCCCCAGGTGGATGCCTCGAACGTGAAGCTGGCGATCGTGGCCAGCACCTGGCACACCCAGATCTGCGACGCGCTGCTCGACGGCGCGCGCAAGGTGGCCGCCGAGGCGGGCATCGGCGATCCGACGGTGGTACGTGTGCTCGGGGCCATCGAAATTCCCGTTGTCGCACAGGCATTGGCGGCCACGCACGACGCGGTGGTGGCGCTGGGCGTGGTCATCCGCGGGCAGACCCCACATTTCGACTATGTCTGTGATGCGGTGACGCAGGGGTTGACCCGGGTGTCGCTCGATGCCTCCACCCCCGTCGCCAACGGCGTGCTGACCACTGACAACGAGGCCCAGGCCCTGGACCGGGCCGGTCTCCCGGATTCCACCGAGGACAAGGGCGCCCAGGCGGCGGCGGCCGCTCTGTCCACCGCGCTGACCCTGCGGGAACTGCGCGCCAAGGCGTGA